From Erigeron canadensis isolate Cc75 chromosome 5, C_canadensis_v1, whole genome shotgun sequence:
GTTTTTGTTTAGTAGCAGTTCAATGTTCAATAAGGTCGtggtatacatatacatactacATGACAAATTCAAAGGTATtgaatgttattttatttattggatctaagaaataacaaaaataaatgtatgtattcaaaatttaattttagacTACATTGATTATAGTAGCAATATCATATAGTAATGTTAATACATCATAAAGAAATGGTATCATACCCTTTTtaactaaaatattaaaatgatatGAACTTTTTGTACacaacattatttatttatttcactATTTTGCAACAAATTTTGTACATCTCAAATTAtgaaaccatttttttttatatcatgttACTAATTTAGCTTTTGTTgttcttatttaattaattttactttAACCATTTGGTTTTAGATTAAGTGGTCGGTTGGGGTCCTTTTTGGGAGAACTGACAGAGGGGATGTTGGTTAGAGACACGAAATTGAATATTGATTCCCCGTGGTTTCGGACATTTACCTCTTGAGTGTGTGGGCATACGTGTTATCATTCATATTCTGTAGAAGTGCGCGAGTTTCAACTTCGAACATACTGTCCACCTTGGATGTCATTGCTCGGGTTCGAATCATTAACATTTAACACTTGTCGTTTTAAACAAAAAGTTTTACTTTACAAAGAATGGATAAACAAAAGGAAATACACGTTAAGTACTTACGATGTATCTGGCTTAATCAATATTTTTTCCCCCCATTATGGAACTTTTTTTGAGTATCTTAAAATATTTACGTTAATACTCAATAGGGTTCGAACTTCGAAACCATTTAAATAAAACGTCTAAATGATACTAATCTAATGATGTATAAAGTTTGTGTCTCGTTGATAAATTATTTCATCTTGTGATACTTTATCAAGGTCGAGTctcatttcatatatttattataaatccttatatatatatgatacgtcccattgggactcaacaataTACCTATAAATCTTAACTCAAAAAATAACACAATTACTCtatataaataatcaaaaatatgtAAATCATATTAATGGAGCTTAGTGAAAATTTATATAAGTAAAATGGGCTTAAAATGTAAAGCCTTTTGAAGATGAATGTTAgaatataaaactaaatatattataaGCGGAAAGTGAAGTgttaataaaagatgaaaactaaatcaaagaaaaaaataacatatagtATGAAATTAGCAAAAATGATATATGTATGACgtactagaaaaaaaaaaaggattattaCTCGTATCATTTATCAATACCGTGTAAATTGAGATAAAACTTTCCTAAAGCAAAATATCGCAAGATATATATCTACCAAAATAAAAACTAACTTAGACAATATTTAAGACAAAAAcacaatatatgtattttttatgtatacAGTATATTTTCATActtataaaatgttaaaaaagaagattttcattttatagtaatatttgtttttgtagCCTTTTTTACTCTGCTGTACATCAAATCTCTTAAAACATCTATATCTGTATCTCTATATATCGCCTCTTTCTTTCTGTCTTTAGACCTAAAATCAGCTTCCCATTTAAACAGCTTCTTCTCTATATACTTCCAGGTTCTATTGATTCTTATATTATCATTCGATCCGTTTAATCTtcctaattattaattaattaattaattattattatcctgatttactattactatttatttaattaattagggGTTGGACCTTAATTCATTAGTTTGCATGTAATTgatcttttattttcatttctatttGGATCATTATAACTCAACCGGACggacttaattaattaaatttttttatataaattaaatgtagGGGTTTTAGTAATTTGGtagtatttaatatattattttagtttcttatgtaattttttgtttgattggggtttttattgaaaaataatacTAGGGTTTTTCTAGACtttattgaattgaattgaaagTAATAAACTttatctgtgtgtgtgtgtgtgtgtgtgtgttttctgatttatttgtttagtggggttgtaaatttttttgaaatttgatcAAGTTTTGTTGTGAATTTGATGAATTTAGATTATGAAGAATGATATTTGGATAAAAATTGATTGCTAACTTTGAGGGTGTTATGATTTTAGGTGAAATTGGAGGAGGGTTTAGGGAGTTGTGAAGTGTAATGATGGCGGGTAGTTCGAGTGAGGAGTCCGGGGTTAGTAGATCATTAGAGGGATTATCAAACGGTCAGCAACGGTCTGGTGAAGCAATAGCCGAATGGCGGTCATCCGAGCAAGTGGAAAATGGGATTACTTCCACTTCGCCACCTTATTGGGatactgacgatgatgatgatcgTGGTATGCTTCTTGTTTTTAGACGTGTATGTTTAAGGTAGAATCTTTAAAACGAGTATCTATCCGTGTGTTCATGACGTAACTGTTGTTAGGAATATAGCTCCAGTTGTTAAATGTTTTACATATATTGTAGTCACGAATCTATATTTAAAGCCTTGTTATACGCGGTACTGTCTGCTTACATTGCttctgaaatatatatatatatatatatatatatatatatatatatatataggttttaggtaaaataaaacaagtattaaagtaaaacaaataaaacaataggtttcacttcactgaaaatcaccgtgcatcatgaaaatcatcgtacaccAATAgctttgtgaatcttcgtgcatcattttaaccataatctaagggtcaagatcttgtcctatttgttttactttaatacttgttttacaatacccaacctctctctctatatatatgacATTGATTCCAGCAACCTGAACTTATGAAATACACTTATGTTCATTTTCATATAGATAACCTATTGAATTACTTCTACCTTTTTATCAGGTTTAGTGATACATATATCAACATGTAACATTATATGTTTGATCTATCGTTAGGTGGCCGGTGTTTAGGCAGGTGATAcgtgtataattaattattacacGTGgctaattatgtatatatgttaaatggCTCTTTCTGCCTTTTCACATTAGAATCATTCTGAGTCACACAAGTTGTATAttctgttatttttttttactaattataTAGAAGTGCAGGCCCTAAACCTTCCGAGCTATATGGAAAGTATACGTGGAAAATTGACAAATTCTCACAGATTAATAAGAGAGAACTTCGTAGTAATGCGTTTGAGGTTGGCGGCTATAAATGGTATATCTTTAATTTTAGCTGTATTTATCACCTGCTGCAATAAATATTTTTCGGTGTAAAAGCAGACGGCTTACTTATTATATTTGCAGCTAATTGGCACTTTGGCAGTAGGATACAGTTAACTGTGCATATCATCTTTACCCTAAGCTTCTTGCTGGTTTGCAGGTACATATTGATCTACCCACAGGGTTGTGATGTCTGTAATCACCTGTCTTTATTTCTTTGTGTTGCAAATCATGACAAGCTTCTTCCAGGTATTGAATAACTTTGCAAcgttaaacttttatttttttgtttgtttttacgATACTATATAATGGCTTCTTTTCCTGAAACAGGATGGAGTCATTTTGCTCAATTTACAATTGCCGTCGTTAATAAAGACCCTAAGAAATCTAAATATTCTGgttgattatttttcttttcatcattattgtcaCTGTTATGTTGCTTAATGACGGGTGAATTGTTGTAATTTATTAGAAGTACTTTTGCAGATACGTTACATCGCTTCTGGAAGAAAGAGCACGACTGGGGATGGAAAAAGTTTATGGAATTATCTAAAGTGTTAGATGGGTTTGTTGATGCTGACACACTTATAATAAAAGCTCAAGTTCAAGTTATCAGGTTTATGGCTTATTAAATTTTagtatttattgattgatatggCCAAGCCAACGACatgaaattagggtttgtaTTTTTATACTTTTCGTCAGAGGTTTTCTActcatttataattttttttaaacatagaGGCGACTTAGCTTTAGCATCTAAAAGGGAGTATAAAAATCGAACACCCAAATGTAATGCTTGTATAGGGAAGCATTTTACGTACTTCATAAGAACTAACTCAAATTTAGATATTATATAAGTCCTGTCAGAAGGAACCTTATTTTCTTCACATCGAGTTCAAGTGTTACGAATTCAAGCACTTAAATGCTTTATTTCTAATTGAAATATAGTAACTTTGTCCCACAAGTTTAGTGCATtagattattttatattaaaactacCAATGTATTTCAAGCGCTGTTGCATTTACGTGACACATATAATTGTACATAAAATTATGTATACAGTATATGGATCTATTATTATCTCTCTCGTGTAATGTTATCATATACCATTACCTTCACATCTATACTAAGTGTTATGAATTCGAGCACTTAAATGCTTTATTTCTGATTGAAATATTGTAGACTTGGTCCCCACAAGTTTAGTGTATTAgattgttttatattaaaaccACCTACATATTCCAAACTCTGTTTGCATTTACAGTTTTACATGACACATATAATTGtacataaaattattatatttatgtatttattattatttctcgTGTAATGTTATTATATACCATTACCTAATAAGACCATTTCAACAAATTGATTTGCTTATAAGTAAAGGTACCATGTAGTGTACTGTGTACACCTGCTGCACGTCACATGTGTGCTCCTTCATTCTGCCCGTATCacaaatttgaaaacatttgaaatctaaaatatatatttttttgaaacttATATATTTCTGTAGttaagttttgatcttttaaagtGAATGCAAAAATTACGAAGGCATAGTTTATTAAAAGGTGTAGATAAACATCACAACGTTTTGTGAGGCAGTAATAGCAAGGTGTTTAAAATTGGACAAAATTTCAAGATCCTTGCGAGATTGAGAAGTTCTATTAAACTTGAAGTATCAGTTAATTAAAATTGTGATAATGTCTATTATAAACGAAATTGAGGCAAAATGTTAATATTGAGGTGGTTGTGTGGCTGCACGACGAGTAAGGTGTCTCTTCCTACCCACTTTATGTGATTTTGCATAATACTTGATCGGATATCCACccttcttttttgtttaaaacttCTGATTTCTACAATATAAGTAGTCCTtgtagccttttttttttttttgcagttcCCTTGTTTTTGGTTTTACCTTATGCAATACATGATTTATCTTTTATCCAACATGCATATGTTGCTTTCAATTCTGCCAACTTCTTGAAAGGATGGCATTTATGCATTATGAGCCTGGGGGTCAcctttgtatgtttttttttggtttctttcTAAAGTTCATTTAGTTAGGATAAAAGATTTGTTGCTATTGTGAGTAATGAAGAATTTGAGTTTTTATCTCTTCAACAGGGCAAAATATTACTTTTTAGCGTCTCAAAATCACCTTGTCAAACCTGTTTTTAAAATTGCATCATCTCGTCTATGTTATACTTAACAAACATTCTGGATGTTTTGGcttgaaaaataagtatgataGAAACTGCTAACTTCTGATGATGGTTTTGTAGGGAGAGAGCAGATCGTCCTTTCCGATGCCTTGACACTCAATATAGAAGAGAACTTGTAAGAGTATATTTGTCAAACGTAGAGCAAATATGTCGTCGTTTTGTGGAAGAAAGAAGAGGAAGGCTAGGGAAGTTGATAGAAGATAAAGTTAGATGGTCAAGGTATGTAACTCCCAATTAGCAATTCTACGTGTAGGATATATGTTACCTGGAGGTGACAGATTGGCTCAGTtaggtaacgggtcaaaactcGTTAATTACAGTAACTATAGTTACAATATACAACGTTGATCATTTCTTGGCAAAAAGTGACTAGGAATTGTATGCATAAAGAAAACTTGGGTAAACATTATtctcatttgacccatttgacccgttttttTCTTCTCAAGTTTCTGGCTAACCGGTTAgtgataaataaaaagttaactcGAAGAGACCCATTCAAGTATAAATAGTCATATTGTTACCTTTAGTgtttctctttcattagaatgagttggtaatttttatttcattttgccATGTTTCAGCTTCTCTCATTTCTGGTCCACAATGGATCAAATTTCTAGGCGTCGAATGTCAAGGGAGAAATCAGAGTCAGTATTGAAAGTTGTTGTAAAGCAATTCTTTATAGAGAAGGAGGTCACGTCAACTTTGGTTATGGACTCGCTATATAGTGGATTAAGGGCTCTTGAAGCTCAGGCCAAGAGCAAGAAAGTTAAAGGAAAGTGTGATACGGAAGAAGTACCAATACCTGTTGTCCTGGTGGAGAGTGATACATTTATTCTAGTTGATGATGTATTAGTGTTGCTTGAAAGGGCGGCCTTAGAACCATTGCCCCCGAAAGATGATAAAGGTCCTCAAAACCGTACTAAGGTGAGCCTGGGAGGAAAATTAACTTTATTTTCAGTTTAGTTCCTTTTTATATTAAAGAGTTGCATCATCAAATAAGATAGAGTTTTGGCTCTCCCAAaataatttgttatattttgtccttttcaatcacatgtcctgaCAATAATGCTTCAACTATAATCCTGTCAAGAtcataaaatcttatatatTTCTTATTCCATCATGTAAGCTGCCTGGAGAATTTCTGCTTTAATTTCTATTTTGTTTCAACTTCTGGGTTTACATATCTCATCTCATGTTCTTGTTTACTGTGCCAGGATGGTGGTTCAGGGGAAGATATCAGCAAGGATTCTATTGAGCGTGATGAAAGGCGACTCACTGAGTTGGGACGTAGAACCATTGAGATATTTGTTCTCGCCCATATATTCACGTAATCGTCTTGCTATGTGTTCATAGTTAGTTATGTAGATAAAATTTGTTCTAGCTCAAGATGGTAATCTTGATTGATTTGCTGTGCTTACTTTTTCCATCACAAGAATTCTTACTACCTATATGAAACAGCAGTAAGATAGAAGTAGCATACCAAGAGGCTGTTGCTTTGAAGAGGCAAGAAGAGCTCATCCGTGAAGAAGAGGAAGCATGGATGGCTGAAAGTGAACAGAAAGCAAAACGTGCctctgaaaaagaaaagaagtccAAGAAGAAGCAGGTTTGTGTTGAGATGATAACCTAAGTTAAACCCTAACCCCTTTAATTCTGGTTAGTGTTTATTGGAGTTTCATCATTTTACATAAATTTGTATTTCTTTAATTCACAGGCGAAGCAGAAAAGGAACAATCGCAAATCAAAGGATAAAGGACGGGATGAAAAGCATTGTGTCGTAATAGAAGAAAAAACTCAACAATTGGATCCAATCGATGTTGAAGATTTGCTTAAAAAGCCCGAAATAGTTGAGGATGTTTCTGATGTTTCAGACTCCGTAGATTGTGGAACTGAGGCATTTCTTCGCCCTGATTCAGATGATAGAGATTCAAGCCCAGTCAACTGGGACACTGACACTTCTGAACCTCATCCACCCACAGAAGCTTGTAGCAGTGGTGCTATTAGTGTCCTAAATGGATGGCAAAAGAGTCCGTCTGCAATGGATGATAGTTCTTCGACATGTTCATCAGATTCACTCCCATCAGGGGTGATCAATGGGCCTTACAGAGGGGATTCACATCAGAATCAGAAAAGCCAAAGTTCACCGAGCAGGTCTTTTGCATTCTACTCTTATCTTAAGGTTGTACAACTGATATTGTGGGTGGGTAGGTAACTTCTCAAAATGAGTGCTTTTCAGTATGGGTCATGTCGCACCAGGTTGATTAGAAGCCCATCTGTCCAGATTTTTATTTTACACTCCTTAGTTGGTGCATCAAAAATGTCTACAAAGATCATATTATTGAATAATGATTTATCTATATTTAAGTTGTATTTGGAGATTTTATGCAATAAAAACATACTCTGGGTGATTTTTGATCTGTAATTGTTGTGGCGAGTGTTGATTAACATGTAGTTTTTCATATTATGTAGAGGGAAAGTGAAGCAGGGGAAGGCTATTGGTGAAGTGACTGGACAGGTCAACAATGTGCAGAAACAACATGCAACTAACGAAGTAGAGTCAGGTGGGGTTGCAGTTCCGTTGCAGGATAGGATGAAGTGGCTTGAACAAGACGTCGTAAAGAAAGTGGTATGATATGATTACTTATGTGCTATTATCAGTGATCTTCTTTGCACATTTAAAATGGAAGTTCTTTGATCTCTTGCTCTTTAGTAGATGTTCATTGGTCATGCTTTTTTTCTGTTCTTTGTCACACAACTTCCATGCTTAGGGGTGACACTGGGCTAGAAGAGTACCTGCTTGAAAATGAACAAAGACATTTACTGGACTGAAAGCTAAATCAAtacaacttgtttggttttggtGTACAACTGGTTTGGGATTTGGACCCAAACCagacagttaaaaaaaaaataaaaatacaaagattGCTTCAAGTTTAAAAACCTTAGCTTGGTTCCAGTTTTGAGATGGGACCCAACCTCAACTGGTTTGGGATGTGGACCCAAACCAGacagttaaaaaaatattaatacaaaGATTGCTTCAAGTTTAAAAACCTTAGCTTGGTTCCAGTTTTGAGATGGGACCCAACCTGTAAGAATTTTTAAGCTAGGAACTGGATTGAGTTTTACTTCTCGTTTTTAAATAGAGTCATCGAATGTCAAAGTTATATTCACCATCTCATAGCATGTATATGTTATTCCTTTTACTTGATTTATTACGTTGTTTTTATTTAGGAAGAAGTTGTTACATTGCAAAAAAAGTTAAGCATCAAGGATGAAGTTGAACCTGAGAAACAGTTAAAAGTAAAGATAGCTGTTTCTGTTACACCATCTTCACCCAAGAGCATTTCAAAAGCTTCACCACGTGGACTTCAGAAATCTGACCTAAAAAAGAGTGTACCCTCTGATTCTGGTATTGTCAGAAAACCCTCAACTGAGAATTCCCAAAATGCAGATAAACAGGTAGTCTTGACAAACTCAAGTGAAGGTTCAGTCATATCAAAACCCCACACCCAAAGCACGAGTAACCAGAAACTAACCGAAAAGCCTTCAATTGTCCCCCAAGCACCTAACTCGACTCAAAAGCCCGTGAATGTCCAAGGATCATTGACAGCTGAAAAGTCTGTTGTTCACCAAGTGTCTAAGACGTTGACCAAGTCTGTGCCAACCCCGCCCATGTCGAGGCCTTTGAGTGCACCTTTAGTTGAAGGGTCTCGAACTAATGCCACAAGTAACACTCCAGTTATCTCAATGGTTCAAACCACACCGTTTCTTTCTCGCTCAGCCAGTGCAACCGGATATCTTGGTCCTGACCCATCACCCATGGCTCAGAGTTATGGTCCACCATCTTATCGAAATGCTATGATGGGGAGTCCTGTTTCCTCTACTTCAACTGCTTTTAGTCAAGCTCACTCTCACTCATATACACAGCCTGTGTTTCTACCTCAGACCCCCGAAAGGATGGATTCTAATAATTCTGTTGGACCAAGCTTTTCATATGGTATGATGAATCACGATGTCGTAATTCAAAATGGGTCCCAGTGGATGGCATCCCCTCAAAGGGATAACAATAGCGGCAGATCATTCGCTCAAGGTATGATGGCGGACGAATTCCCACACCTTGATATCATTAATGATTTACTTGATGACGAGTATGCAATGCCAATTGCATCAACTTTGGTCCCAGGCATGTCATTTCACAGCGGGCCTCGCCATTTAAGTCATCAATTTACTTTTCCGGGGGATATCAGTGGTTCACTCGACCATGGTCCTTCAACAAGCTCCTGCAGGTTTGACAGAACTCGGAGTTTTCATGAAGAGTTCCAACCTAGTTATAGTAGCGGGTATGACTTCTCAAGAGATATGCTCCCACCACAACCAAACTTGCAGCCTTATGTGAATGGACAGATTGACGGGTCGGGTCAGAACCAATGGCAGATTGGTGGGTCAGATCTTTCTTATGGATTAAGAAATATGGATAGTGATGGGTACACATATCACATGTCACCTGATTATTCAAACTTGACAATGGGTGTAAATGGTTACACTGTATACCGGCCTTCAAACGGGCAGTGAGATGGAAATAATTTCGGATTGTCATAAGGTATATGA
This genomic window contains:
- the LOC122598893 gene encoding TNF receptor-associated factor homolog 1a-like isoform X1, which encodes MMAGSSSEESGVSRSLEGLSNGQQRSGEAIAEWRSSEQVENGITSTSPPYWDTDDDDDRGPKPSELYGKYTWKIDKFSQINKRELRSNAFEVGGYKWYILIYPQGCDVCNHLSLFLCVANHDKLLPGWSHFAQFTIAVVNKDPKKSKYSDTLHRFWKKEHDWGWKKFMELSKVLDGFVDADTLIIKAQVQVIRERADRPFRCLDTQYRRELVRVYLSNVEQICRRFVEERRGRLGKLIEDKVRWSSFSHFWSTMDQISRRRMSREKSESVLKVVVKQFFIEKEVTSTLVMDSLYSGLRALEAQAKSKKVKGKCDTEEVPIPVVLVESDTFILVDDVLVLLERAALEPLPPKDDKGPQNRTKDGGSGEDISKDSIERDERRLTELGRRTIEIFVLAHIFTSKIEVAYQEAVALKRQEELIREEEEAWMAESEQKAKRASEKEKKSKKKQAKQKRNNRKSKDKGRDEKHCVVIEEKTQQLDPIDVEDLLKKPEIVEDVSDVSDSVDCGTEAFLRPDSDDRDSSPVNWDTDTSEPHPPTEACSSGAISVLNGWQKSPSAMDDSSSTCSSDSLPSGVINGPYRGDSHQNQKSQSSPSRGKVKQGKAIGEVTGQVNNVQKQHATNEVESGGVAVPLQDRMKWLEQDVVKKVEEVVTLQKKLSIKDEVEPEKQLKVKIAVSVTPSSPKSISKASPRGLQKSDLKKSVPSDSGIVRKPSTENSQNADKQVVLTNSSEGSVISKPHTQSTSNQKLTEKPSIVPQAPNSTQKPVNVQGSLTAEKSVVHQVSKTLTKSVPTPPMSRPLSAPLVEGSRTNATSNTPVISMVQTTPFLSRSASATGYLGPDPSPMAQSYGPPSYRNAMMGSPVSSTSTAFSQAHSHSYTQPVFLPQTPERMDSNNSVGPSFSYGMMNHDVVIQNGSQWMASPQRDNNSGRSFAQGMMADEFPHLDIINDLLDDEYAMPIASTLVPGMSFHSGPRHLSHQFTFPGDISGSLDHGPSTSSCRFDRTRSFHEEFQPSYSSGYDFSRDMLPPQPNLQPYVNGQIDGSGQNQWQIGGSDLSYGLRNMDSDGYTYHMSPDYSNLTMGVNGYTVYRPSNGQ
- the LOC122598893 gene encoding TNF receptor-associated factor homolog 1a-like isoform X2, which gives rise to MMAGSSSEESGVSRSLEGLSNGQQRSGEAIAEWRSSEQVENGITSTSPPYWDTDDDDDRGPKPSELYGKYTWKIDKFSQINKRELRSNAFEVGGYKWYILIYPQGCDVCNHLSLFLCVANHDKLLPGWSHFAQFTIAVVNKDPKKSKYSDTLHRFWKKEHDWGWKKFMELSKVLDGFVDADTLIIKAQVQVIRERADRPFRCLDTQYRRELVRVYLSNVEQICRRFVEERRGRLGKLIEDKVRWSSFSHFWSTMDQISRRRMSREKSESVLKVVVKQFFIEKEVTSTLVMDSLYSGLRALEAQAKSKKVKGKCDTEEVPIPVVLVESDTFILVDDVLVLLERAALEPLPPKDDKGPQNRTKDGGSGEDISKDSIERDERRLTELGRRTIEIFVLAHIFTKIEVAYQEAVALKRQEELIREEEEAWMAESEQKAKRASEKEKKSKKKQAKQKRNNRKSKDKGRDEKHCVVIEEKTQQLDPIDVEDLLKKPEIVEDVSDVSDSVDCGTEAFLRPDSDDRDSSPVNWDTDTSEPHPPTEACSSGAISVLNGWQKSPSAMDDSSSTCSSDSLPSGVINGPYRGDSHQNQKSQSSPSRGKVKQGKAIGEVTGQVNNVQKQHATNEVESGGVAVPLQDRMKWLEQDVVKKVEEVVTLQKKLSIKDEVEPEKQLKVKIAVSVTPSSPKSISKASPRGLQKSDLKKSVPSDSGIVRKPSTENSQNADKQVVLTNSSEGSVISKPHTQSTSNQKLTEKPSIVPQAPNSTQKPVNVQGSLTAEKSVVHQVSKTLTKSVPTPPMSRPLSAPLVEGSRTNATSNTPVISMVQTTPFLSRSASATGYLGPDPSPMAQSYGPPSYRNAMMGSPVSSTSTAFSQAHSHSYTQPVFLPQTPERMDSNNSVGPSFSYGMMNHDVVIQNGSQWMASPQRDNNSGRSFAQGMMADEFPHLDIINDLLDDEYAMPIASTLVPGMSFHSGPRHLSHQFTFPGDISGSLDHGPSTSSCRFDRTRSFHEEFQPSYSSGYDFSRDMLPPQPNLQPYVNGQIDGSGQNQWQIGGSDLSYGLRNMDSDGYTYHMSPDYSNLTMGVNGYTVYRPSNGQ